Proteins encoded in a region of the Devosia sp. RR2S18 genome:
- the upp gene encoding uracil phosphoribosyltransferase: MNDVSRANVTVIGHPLIQHKLTIMRNKETSIAGFRRLLREIAHLMCYEVTRDLELETVRIETPMAPLDAPTIKGKKLVFASILRAGNGLLDGMLDLVPAARVAHIGIYRDHVTLEPVEYYFKAPSSLDNRLIIVVDPMLATANSATAAIDKLKERGANNIRFLCLLAAPEGIERFNAAHPDVPVFTASIDSHLNEKGYIIPGLGDAGDRMYGTK; encoded by the coding sequence ATGAACGATGTCAGCCGCGCCAATGTCACCGTCATCGGTCACCCGCTGATCCAGCACAAGCTGACGATCATGCGCAACAAGGAAACATCTATCGCCGGCTTCCGGCGGCTCCTGCGGGAGATCGCGCACCTGATGTGCTACGAGGTGACGCGCGATCTCGAACTTGAAACCGTGCGGATCGAGACGCCCATGGCGCCGCTCGATGCGCCCACCATCAAGGGCAAGAAACTCGTCTTTGCCTCCATCCTGCGGGCGGGCAACGGGCTGCTCGATGGCATGCTCGACCTCGTGCCGGCGGCGCGCGTTGCCCATATCGGCATTTATCGTGATCACGTTACGCTGGAGCCGGTCGAGTATTACTTCAAGGCACCCTCAAGCCTGGACAACCGCCTGATCATCGTCGTCGACCCGATGCTGGCAACGGCAAATTCGGCTACCGCCGCCATCGACAAGCTTAAAGAGCGCGGCGCCAACAATATCCGCTTTCTCTGCCTGCTCGCGGCCCCCGAAGGCATCGAACGTTTCAACGCCGCCCATCCCGACGTTCCGGTATTTACCGCCTCGATCGATAGCCATCTCAACGAGAAGGGCTACATCATTCCCGGCCTCGGCGACGCCGGCGACCGCATGTATGGGACGAAGTAG
- a CDS encoding HAD family hydrolase, with product MTDTIVPVFDLGGVFVDWNPMYLFRKLFDTEEDALWFHQNICTLDWNLEFDAGEIYSEGVAKLITRFPRYWREIQAYDQRWKETLGGFIQGTIDIHDELIANEVPTFAITNFSWEKWVSCLPEWPFLEKFDGVIVSGLEGLVKPDPRLYRVFCERYGLAPESCVFIDDSEPNIVAARKYGMHGCHFKNPELLRKELIALGLPLAEK from the coding sequence ATGACCGATACCATCGTCCCCGTCTTCGATCTCGGCGGCGTGTTCGTCGACTGGAACCCCATGTACCTGTTCCGCAAGCTCTTCGACACCGAAGAGGATGCGCTGTGGTTCCATCAGAACATCTGCACGCTCGACTGGAATCTTGAGTTCGACGCCGGCGAGATCTATTCGGAGGGGGTGGCCAAGCTCATCACCCGCTTCCCCAGATACTGGCGCGAGATCCAGGCCTACGACCAGCGTTGGAAGGAGACTCTGGGCGGGTTCATCCAGGGCACCATCGACATTCATGACGAGCTGATCGCCAATGAGGTCCCCACCTTTGCCATCACCAACTTCTCGTGGGAAAAATGGGTGAGTTGCCTGCCGGAGTGGCCGTTCCTCGAGAAGTTTGACGGCGTCATCGTCTCGGGTCTAGAGGGCCTGGTGAAGCCGGATCCGCGGCTCTACCGCGTCTTTTGTGAGCGGTACGGCCTTGCCCCCGAAAGCTGCGTCTTTATCGACGACAGCGAGCCAAACATCGTCGCCGCTCGCAAATATGGCATGCATGGCTGCCACTTCAAGAACCCCGAGCTGCTCCGCAAGGAACTGATCGCGCTCGGTTTGCCGCTCGCGGAAAAGTAG
- a CDS encoding prepilin peptidase, whose protein sequence is MSAILLFVFPLAMAFAASSDLLTMRISNKLVLLLTGAFLLLALLVGMPLQQFAMHLACAFVVLAAGFALFALRVIGGGDAKLAAATTLWLGFGLTLPYLVYAGLLGGVLTLAILALRGLPLTPFLARYRWLERLHDRKSGVPYGIALAIAGLLTYSQSTIFLHLAA, encoded by the coding sequence ATGAGCGCAATTCTCCTCTTCGTCTTCCCCCTCGCTATGGCGTTCGCGGCTTCGTCCGACCTTTTGACCATGCGCATCTCCAACAAGCTGGTCTTGCTTCTTACCGGAGCGTTCCTTCTGCTGGCACTGCTGGTAGGCATGCCACTCCAGCAATTTGCCATGCACCTGGCCTGCGCTTTTGTGGTACTCGCCGCGGGGTTTGCCTTGTTTGCTCTTCGCGTCATTGGAGGGGGCGATGCCAAGCTGGCCGCCGCGACCACGCTCTGGCTCGGCTTTGGGCTGACACTACCCTATCTTGTCTATGCGGGCCTCCTTGGCGGTGTGTTGACCTTAGCCATTCTGGCGCTTCGCGGCCTGCCCCTTACTCCATTCTTGGCGCGGTATCGCTGGTTGGAGCGCCTGCACGACCGCAAGTCTGGTGTGCCGTATGGGATCGCACTGGCCATTGCCGGCCTGCTGACTTACTCGCAATCTACCATCTTCTTGCACCTCGCAGCCTAA
- a CDS encoding Flp family type IVb pilin: MSCADRQKALRGMSESLALRFRSLWICERGATAIEYGLIASIITITLIVAVAATGNSVLVLFNYVEDEVQAALTGAWQTVD, from the coding sequence ATGTCCTGCGCAGATAGACAGAAAGCGCTTCGCGGGATGTCAGAGAGTCTGGCGCTGCGCTTTCGTAGCTTATGGATCTGTGAGCGGGGCGCCACCGCCATCGAGTATGGCTTGATCGCTTCCATTATCACCATAACGCTCATAGTTGCGGTGGCTGCCACAGGAAACAGCGTGTTGGTACTCTTCAACTACGTTGAAGACGAAGTGCAAGCGGCACTTACAGGTGCCTGGCAAACCGTCGACTAG
- a CDS encoding TadE/TadG family type IV pilus assembly protein, which translates to MWVARAISLLRKFGVTEGGAAAVEFALILPVMLLAYVGTMEASALISMDRRIQTVSSVVGDLVARKEALVENDLLNFFGASTSIMTPYTTATLTQTITQIEVKKDRTVKVIDSFVFTNGKLTKRTTEETDDTYELPEPMLDISLPAFIIASEASYSYTPFYGIVFDQPVNLYRQTFYLPRHGSTKRITMPGPS; encoded by the coding sequence ATGTGGGTCGCGAGAGCCATTTCGCTCCTCCGGAAGTTCGGCGTCACGGAGGGCGGTGCGGCTGCGGTCGAATTCGCGCTTATCCTCCCTGTCATGCTCCTGGCCTATGTTGGCACAATGGAGGCTAGTGCCCTCATTTCGATGGATCGCCGGATCCAGACCGTTTCAAGCGTGGTGGGCGATCTTGTTGCCCGCAAAGAGGCGCTTGTCGAAAATGACCTGCTGAACTTCTTCGGGGCGTCTACCAGCATCATGACGCCTTACACAACGGCGACACTCACTCAAACCATCACCCAGATTGAAGTGAAAAAAGACCGAACAGTTAAGGTCATCGACTCCTTTGTGTTCACCAATGGCAAGCTCACCAAACGCACCACGGAGGAGACAGATGATACCTACGAACTTCCTGAGCCCATGCTCGACATTTCGTTGCCTGCATTCATCATCGCCTCGGAGGCAAGTTACTCATACACACCGTTCTACGGAATCGTCTTCGACCAGCCGGTAAACCTCTATCGTCAGACTTTCTATCTGCCGCGGCATGGCAGCACCAAAAGGATTACGATGCCCGGCCCCTCCTAG
- a CDS encoding pilus assembly protein N-terminal domain-containing protein, with translation MRSVLAAVFVLVSLMGAAPAVANDGAPINVNVNMARILRINAAAATVIVGNPGIADVTIQDPQTLILTGKSYGQTNLIVLDSAGNPVADTMIEVVQMQAGVTTVYNGLARQSLSCAPVCQSVIMMGDDPTYSSQVLASAQLVQSNTN, from the coding sequence ATGCGTTCAGTTCTTGCCGCCGTTTTCGTGCTTGTGTCCCTGATGGGGGCAGCACCCGCGGTGGCGAATGACGGCGCCCCGATCAATGTGAACGTCAACATGGCACGCATTCTCAGGATCAACGCCGCCGCCGCGACGGTGATCGTGGGTAACCCGGGAATTGCCGACGTTACGATCCAGGACCCGCAAACGCTGATCCTCACCGGCAAGAGCTATGGCCAGACCAATCTCATCGTGCTCGACAGCGCAGGAAATCCCGTAGCCGACACCATGATCGAAGTGGTGCAGATGCAGGCAGGCGTGACCACGGTCTATAACGGCCTTGCCCGACAGAGCCTCTCCTGTGCGCCCGTCTGCCAGTCGGTCATCATGATGGGCGATGACCCGACCTACTCGTCACAAGTGCTGGCCTCAGCGCAATTGGTGCAGTCAAACACCAACTGA
- a CDS encoding TadE/TadG family type IV pilus assembly protein, which produces MTGRLASRIGRKLLGKRRRFARDERGATAVEFGLLAFPFFAIVGAILEQSLVFLSGQVLTSAVQDASRLIRTGQATATNFDIDKFRDIMCGRLYGLFDCSEVHLMVTAYTNFSEVEFVAPVDWDCEIECGWTEDQEFAPGTANSVVIVQAHYKRPVIVSFGGAGQGNLGDGRRLLGAAAVFMNEPF; this is translated from the coding sequence ATGACTGGACGCCTTGCATCGAGAATAGGCCGAAAGCTGCTCGGGAAGCGGCGCCGCTTTGCACGCGATGAACGCGGCGCGACCGCGGTTGAGTTTGGGCTCCTCGCCTTTCCCTTTTTCGCTATCGTCGGTGCCATTCTCGAACAATCACTCGTTTTTCTGTCCGGACAGGTGCTGACTAGCGCGGTTCAGGACGCCTCCCGGCTGATCCGTACGGGCCAAGCAACAGCCACCAACTTCGACATCGATAAGTTCCGCGACATCATGTGCGGTCGACTCTACGGCCTCTTTGACTGCAGCGAAGTCCATCTCATGGTGACAGCTTATACGAACTTTTCTGAGGTCGAGTTCGTGGCGCCAGTCGACTGGGACTGCGAAATCGAGTGTGGCTGGACAGAGGACCAGGAGTTTGCGCCAGGCACGGCCAACTCAGTCGTGATTGTCCAAGCACATTACAAGCGCCCGGTCATCGTGAGCTTTGGTGGCGCTGGACAAGGTAATCTCGGCGACGGACGGCGGCTCCTTGGCGCTGCGGCCGTCTTTATGAACGAGCCGTTCTGA
- the cpaB gene encoding Flp pilus assembly protein CpaB, with the protein MKPARIILLVVALVAGGLAAFLVTRGGSRPAPEQIVQTQVVQEPQTQILVAKAPIGMGERLSPDTLEWQDWPEGALRAEYVTISAMPDAAAELDGAVARFEFFPGEPIREAKLVRSDQGYLSAVLSEGMRGVSVGVTAVSSAGGFVVPNDRVDVVLTTQGEAGEQSEVILSNVRVLAIGQRLGELGESGGAVDPSEPRPKPVVFDSSTIATLELTPAQAQTLINASTRGQLTLTLRSVVDFDDNTVAAGPDTNQSVRLIRFGREQSVLAGRSGQLVPVSPSSPAFSQPNSTELPVDPEMVPQ; encoded by the coding sequence ATGAAGCCGGCGCGTATCATCTTGCTGGTCGTTGCGCTTGTCGCAGGTGGTTTGGCCGCGTTTCTCGTAACGCGTGGTGGGTCACGTCCCGCGCCCGAACAGATCGTGCAGACGCAAGTCGTCCAGGAGCCCCAGACACAGATCCTGGTGGCCAAGGCACCCATCGGCATGGGCGAGCGGCTGAGCCCCGACACGCTGGAGTGGCAGGACTGGCCCGAGGGCGCCCTCCGTGCTGAATACGTCACCATCTCTGCCATGCCCGATGCGGCTGCCGAACTCGACGGCGCCGTTGCTCGCTTCGAGTTCTTCCCGGGCGAGCCCATTCGCGAAGCCAAGCTCGTGCGCTCCGACCAGGGCTATTTGTCGGCTGTGTTGTCCGAAGGCATGCGAGGGGTCTCTGTCGGTGTGACGGCGGTGTCGAGCGCCGGCGGATTCGTAGTCCCCAATGATCGTGTCGATGTGGTGCTCACCACCCAGGGCGAGGCCGGTGAGCAGTCCGAGGTCATCCTCTCCAACGTCCGTGTGCTCGCAATCGGGCAGCGCCTTGGCGAGCTGGGTGAAAGCGGCGGGGCCGTCGACCCGTCCGAACCACGTCCTAAACCGGTGGTTTTCGATAGCTCCACCATCGCCACGCTCGAACTGACGCCCGCCCAGGCGCAGACCCTGATCAACGCCTCGACCCGTGGGCAACTGACGTTGACGCTGCGCTCGGTCGTTGACTTCGACGACAACACAGTGGCCGCGGGCCCCGACACCAACCAGTCTGTGCGGCTGATCCGCTTCGGCAGAGAGCAATCGGTGCTTGCCGGTCGCTCCGGGCAGTTGGTGCCGGTTTCTCCGTCCTCGCCCGCCTTCTCTCAACCCAATTCAACCGAACTGCCGGTCGACCCCGAAATGGTGCCTCAATGA
- a CDS encoding phosphopentomutase, translating to MPRAILCILDSVGIGGAPDAEKYGDQGSNTFGHIAEWAADGRADRQGLRHGPLHVPNMDAMGLGAAIQLSSGTVPPGLSAVAKRGRFGVGREVSKGKDTPSGHWEIAGVPVPFDWGYFPQSEPTFPPKLIAEFIQRAKLPGILGDKHASGTEIIAALGEESIRTGKPICYTSIDSVFQIAADESHFGLDRLYEICEIAFELTKPLMIGRVIARPFIGEDATSFKRTGNRRDFAIAPPEPTLLDRNKAAGNQVYAIGKISDIYAGQGVTHKIKGTGIPQLFDKTLEALEMAADRAFIMTNFVDFDSEYGHRRDVPGYAAALELFDGLLPQMISKLRHDDLLVLTADHGNDPTWPGTDHTREQVPILVFSPSLSQGEIGIRSTFADIGESIAHWLGLSPGRHGVSFL from the coding sequence ATGCCACGCGCCATTCTTTGCATTCTTGACAGCGTTGGTATCGGCGGAGCGCCCGACGCCGAGAAATATGGCGATCAAGGCTCCAACACCTTCGGGCACATCGCCGAATGGGCCGCCGATGGCAGAGCCGACCGCCAGGGGCTGCGGCATGGCCCGCTGCACGTGCCCAACATGGACGCGATGGGCCTTGGCGCGGCCATTCAGCTCTCGAGCGGTACCGTGCCGCCAGGGCTCTCTGCAGTGGCCAAGAGGGGACGCTTCGGCGTGGGCCGGGAAGTCTCCAAGGGTAAGGACACGCCTTCGGGCCATTGGGAGATCGCCGGTGTGCCAGTGCCCTTTGACTGGGGCTACTTTCCGCAGTCCGAACCCACCTTTCCGCCCAAACTGATCGCCGAGTTCATCCAGCGCGCCAAGCTGCCCGGCATTCTGGGCGACAAGCACGCTTCGGGGACGGAGATCATCGCCGCACTTGGTGAGGAGTCGATCCGGACAGGCAAGCCCATCTGCTACACCTCGATCGACTCGGTGTTTCAGATCGCAGCCGATGAAAGCCATTTCGGCTTGGACCGGCTGTACGAAATCTGCGAAATTGCCTTCGAGCTTACCAAGCCGCTGATGATCGGTCGGGTGATTGCTCGACCTTTCATTGGTGAGGACGCGACCAGCTTCAAGCGCACCGGCAATCGCCGGGATTTCGCCATCGCGCCGCCCGAGCCGACGCTGCTGGACCGGAACAAGGCGGCCGGCAACCAAGTTTACGCCATAGGCAAGATTTCGGACATCTATGCGGGGCAGGGTGTCACCCACAAGATAAAGGGGACCGGCATTCCTCAACTGTTCGACAAGACGCTGGAAGCGCTGGAAATGGCCGCCGACCGGGCGTTCATCATGACCAATTTCGTCGACTTCGACAGCGAATATGGGCACCGCCGCGACGTTCCTGGCTATGCTGCCGCACTCGAGCTATTCGATGGTCTGCTGCCCCAGATGATCAGCAAGCTCCGGCACGATGATCTGCTGGTTCTGACGGCCGATCACGGCAACGACCCCACCTGGCCGGGCACCGACCACACGCGCGAGCAGGTGCCGATCCTTGTCTTTTCCCCAAGCCTGTCGCAGGGCGAGATTGGCATTCGGTCCACATTCGCCGATATAGGCGAGAGCATCGCCCACTGGCTCGGCCTGTCGCCGGGCCGCCATGGCGTAAGTTTCCTCTAA